CGTCGTCGAGGCGACATGCTTTGGCAGCGCGTTGATCTGGTCGGCGAAGGGGCTGTCGGCGACGTGCGGCCAGACCGCGGCGAAAGCGTCATAGGTCCGGCGGCCGAGCAGCAGCGAATCCGCGGCGTCGAGCTCTTCCTGCTTCAGCCGCTCGCCTTCCGGCCCGCGCGAGAACGGTCCGGTCCAGTCGCCGAGGCCGGAGTTCTCCATGCCGACCGGGTCCTCGATGACACCGTCGAGCGAGATGTACTGGGTGACGACGAGCTTGCGCATGCTGCTTCTCCGATGATCCGCCGAGCAGCACTGCGCTGCCCCTCTGCCCAGGCGTCGAAGGAGAAACGGCGGAATCGACAGCGTCCCGAAAAATTCTTTCCCCGGCTTTGCCGCCGTCAGCCTTGACCTTGCCATGCTCTTGGCCGAAGAGGGCTTGCAAGGACCCACCCGAAACCCCGGCCTTGCGCCGGGGTTTTTGTTCGTGCGGGCGCTTGCGTCAGTGTGGTTTCCGAAATCGACCGATCCCGATCGGGCGATAGGAGTTCGCGCTGGCCCTGTAAGTCAGCGAGAGGGAATCACCACCATGGCGAACGTGGTCGTGGTCGGCGCCCAGTGGGGCGACGAGGGCAAGGGCAAGATCGTCGACTGGCTGTCGAGCCAGGCCGATGTGGTGGTGCGCTTCCAGGGCGGCCATAATGCCGGCCATACCCTCGTCATCGACGGCACCGTCTACAAGCTCTCGCTGCTGCCTTCCGGCATCGTGCGCCCGGGCAAGCTCTCGGTGATCGGCAACGGCGTCGTCGTCGATCCCTGGCACCTGGTCGAGGAGATCGCCCGGCTGCGCACGCAGGGCGTCGCCATTTCTCCCGAGAACCTCCGCGTCGCCGACAATGCAACGCTGATCCTGCCGCTGCACCGCGAGCTCGATCATTTTCGCGAGACCTCGAATTCGGCGCTGAAGATCGGCACCACCAAGCGTGGCATCGGTCCGGCCTATGAGGACAAGGCGGGCCGCCGCGCCATCCGCGTCATCGACCTCAAGGACGAGGCAGTCCTCAAGGCCAAGATCGAGCGCCTGCTCGCTCACCACAACGCGCTGCGCCGCGGGCTCGGCATCGCCGAAGTCGACGGCGGCGAACTGCTGAAGCAGCTCGTCGCGATCGCCCCCGAGGTCCTGCCCTATGCCGATACGGTCTGGGCCCTGCTCGATGCCCAGCGCCGCGCCGGCAAGCGCATCCTGTTCGAGGGCGCGCAAGGCGCCCTGCTCGATGTCGACCACGGCACCTATCCCTTCGTGACCTCCTCGAACATCGTCGCCGGTCAGGCCGCGACCGGCTCGGGCCTCGGTCCCTCCGCCGTCGGCTATGTGCTCGGCATCGCCAAGGCCTACACCACCCGCGTCGGCGAAGGCCCCTTCCCGACCGAGCTTTTCGACGAGATCGGCGAACTGATCGGCCAGAAGGGCAAGGAATTCGGCGTCGTCACCGGCCGCAAGCGCCGCTGCGGCTGGTTTGACGCCTGCCTTGTGCGCCAGACGGTCAAGACCTCCGGCATCGACGGCATCGCCCTGACCAAGCTCGACATCCTCGACGGCTTCAAGGAGATCAAGGTCTGCACCGGCTACAGGCTCGACGGCGAGATCATCGAGCATCTGCCCGCCGGCCAGAGCGACCAGGCCCGGGTCGAGCCGATCTACGAGGTGATCGAGGGTTGGGAAGGCTCGACCGCCGGGGCCCGCTCCTGGGCGGAGCTTCCGGCGCAGGCGATCAAATACGTTCGGCGCATCGAAGAGCTGATCGGCGCCTCCGTCTCGGTGCTCTCCACCAGCCCGGAGCGCGACGATACGATCCTGGTCCAGAACCCGTTCGAGGGTTGACGGGCCCGAATAACGCGGACATGTGAGGCCAATGGCCGATTTCCACCCCATTCTGGCGCGTGCGATCGCCGGACTGACCGACAAGTCGCCGGAAGCGCGCCGCTCCGTCTATGACCGGGCGCGCACGGCGTTGCTCGGGCAATTGCGCAGCCTCGACCCGCCGCTATCGGAAGCCGACATCACCCGCGAGCGGCTCTCGCTCGACGAGGCCGTGTCGCGCATCGAGGCCGAGATCGCGCTCGCCGAAGCGATCGAGCCGAGTCTGCCGCCCCTGGCCACCGACGAGCCGGTGCCCGCGCCTGCGTCTCCCATTGCCCGCCCGCAACCCGAGGCGAAGCCACGCCAGGCTCTCCCGCAGGAGACGCCGCGCTTCGACGAGCGGGCAGCACCCCAGGAAGATGCGCAACCGATCCGTCCGCGCGTCGCGCCGCCGCGAAAGCGCAGCGTCGATCCCGGCCATGTCCGCACTGCCATCGTCGGCGGCGGCGTCGCGCTCGCCGTCGCGGTGATCGCCGGCGCGGCTTATTACGTCAACAAGATCGCGCCGCAGGATCAGCCGGTCCGGCAGCGCGTCGAGGCTCAGGCACCAGCCGCACAGCCGGACCAGGCTGGCAAGATCAGCGAGCGCGCCGGAGGCGAACCGACACCGACGCCGAACCCGCAGACCGGCCAGCGCCCGAACCAGCAGGCCGGCGCCCAGCCTGGTAGCGACATCGCCGTGGCTCAGCGCGCCATCCTCTATATCGAAGTGCCGGATGCACAGCCGCGCATTGTCCAGGGGCGCGTCCTCTGGCGGCTCGACAGCGACATCACCGGCCCCGGCCAGCCGGTCGAAACCATCGTCCGCAGCACCGTCGAGGTCGCCGATGCCGGGCTCTCGCTCGACTTCACCATCCGGCGCAACACCGATCCGGCTTTCCCGGCCTCGCATATCATCGGCATGCGCTTCACCACCACCGGCGAAGCCGCGAATGACGCGATCCGCGAGGTCGGCGTGCCGCAGTTCAAGCTCGAAGAGGGCGAGCGCGGCGCTCCGCTCTCGGCAATCTCCTCGGCGCTGGGCGAAAACCTCTTCGTCGCGGCCCTGTCGAACGTCCCGGTCGAGGCCGAGCGCAATCTCGACCTGCTGCGCAATCGCACCTGGATCGACCTGCCGGTGCGCTTCGCCTCCGGCCGGCGCGGCATCATCACCTTCGAGAAGGGTGGCGCCGGCAACCGGACCATCGCCGAGGCGCTGAGTCGCTGGCAGGGCTGAGGCGAGTCCAACGCTTCAGCGCCCCTGGCCCGGTGCCAGCTGGCGCATGGCTTCCGGACATCACGGGATCCTTGCCGGCGGCATAGTCGGCGAAGTTCGGCGCTAATGTCACCACCGGCTGAAGCGACCCTGCCGGCACGTCATAGACGTAGTTCAGCAGGAAGCAGGTCGTGACCTGCGACAGGCCGCAACCGTGTTCCCAATCGTGGAAGGCGGTCGTGTAGCGGACCGCAATCTTCGCGTTAGGCAGCAAGGTGAGCCCGCCCTCGCCCCAGAACTGCGAACGATCACCCACCGGCTCGCCAACGAGAACGGCACGCGTTCCGGCGAAATGCTTCAGCCTTGCCGCCGTGCTGATCGCGGCGGAGAAGGTGTTGGCGCTGGTCAGGATGAAGAGCTTGCCGGTCGGCAGCAGAAGCTGCGGCAGCCGGCGTGTGAAATCGGCCGTCAAGGTATAGTCGCCGCCGCGGTTGAGGCGCAGATCGACGATCGCGTTGCGAATGGGCTTCTTCGCAGCTTCATCGAGCATGTCGGAGAGATAGCGGGATGTATCGACCGGCGCCTGGTCGCTCACCCGGTTGATCTGGACATAGAGCAGATCGGCCGCCGGATAATCGTGCCAGTAGTTCGTGTCAGGGCGCGAGAGGTAGGCCGGCAGTGCGACTCCGTCGAGGACATGCCGCCACCGTGTCGGGCGGGCGGCGTCTCCGGTAGGGCTGAGATTGCGCTTGGGCCAGAGCTGCGCGGTCAAGGACGGGTATTTGGCCGGCTCAGCGGCGAGGTCGGCTGAAGCTGCGCTTCCCTCTGCGAGGCGGATTTCGAAGGTGCTGCCATTCGCCGTTTCGGAAAGACCGGCTGCATTGAGAAGCTCCGGCGAGATCAGAAGGTTCGGCACGAACTCCCTCGCGAGATTGGCGGGGCCACCGACATAGGTACGCAGCGCCTCCACCAGCGCCGCGATCGCACGTCCATTCACGCCGAGCACCTGCCCGCCGAGAAGATGACGTCGGTCATCGTCGGCTGCGATCACGAACAGCCCGTCGGCAAACCAGCCGAGACGGATCGGCACAGCATTGAAGCCGTGGTCGCCAGCAAGCCCGAGCACGTTGGTATGGCCGTTGTCCGCGAGAGCCACGGCCTTAGCCGCAGCCATGGCCAGGCCTGCCCGGTCGAGCTCGCCCGCACGCTGCTCGATGGCGGCGATGGCCTGGTCGAACGCCGCCCGGTTCTCGGCCGTGAAGCTGCGTTCGACCTCCGGCAGGCGCCGCAGATGCGCGAGGTCCTGCAGGTTCCTGTCCCGCTTCGAGACAGCCGTTGGGAAACTCTCCTGCGAGTAACGCTTCAGCGTCGGGTAAAGGATGACCGCAAGCGGCGCGACGACGAGGACGAGCAGGCCCGTTACCGCAATCGTAAAGCGCCTGATCCAGCGCCGGCGCCACGATCGCTTTGGAAACTCACCGTCTCGTCGCATGGCTGGGACTCAGGTTGCCTCGGCTGCGACGCCCAGCCGCTCCGCTGCAGCGAGCAATCGGCGATCTCTGCTCCAGAGGCCAGCGTCGGCAAGGCGTGCTGACGCCAGGAGATGGGCATCGACATAACCAATGCCGAGCCCATGCAGATGCTCGTGCGCTATCAGGCGCATGACTTCGCCATGTGTCGCGACCGGCGCCTGGGGAAGTGCATCAAGTACAGCTATCACGGTACTACGCCGTGCGATCGAACCGAGCGCCACCTCGGCGGTCACGAAGGGATGGATCAGGATATCCCCCTCCGACAACATCCCGATAAGGCGGGGCTCGCCGCGCCGCAGATGGTCGATCCAGACCGAGGCATCGAGCAGGATCACGCCGCAGGCTGACGCCTGCGCGGTGCCGCAGTCGCATCGGGGTCGGAGCCACCCAGCTTGATCGCCCTTCGCGCGGCTTCTCGCTGGATCAACGCGGTCAGCGCTTCCCGCAGCAGCACCGAGCGTTCGGTGATGCCTGTATAGAACTGGGCCTTCTCGATAAGCTCATCATCGAGCGTTACGGTCGTCCGCATCAGGCCTGCCCTCCGGTGCGCGCATCAAATGTAACATCAAACGATGCACATTTCCATGATGCCCACGAGCCGTCGTTCTCAGCCCCCCGCCACCTTCTGATAGTCCTTCACATCGGAGAAACTGATCTCCGGCGCACGCTCGGCATCGTATTTCAGGGTGAACTGCGACGAGGCCATGAATACCGGGTCGCCGTCGAGATCGTCCGCCATGGACGAGGGCTTGGCGCCGACGAACTTCTGCAGCGCCGCCTTGTCGTCGCTCGAGATCCAGCGCGCGATGGCGAACTGGCAGGGCTCGAAATCCACGGGAAGCGAGTACTCCGCCTCCATGCGCTCCTTGAGCACGTCGAGCTGCAGCGCGCCGACGACGCCGACGATCGCCGGGGCGCCATCATGCGGCAGGAAGAGCTGGACCACGCCCTCCTCCGCCATCTGCTGCAAGGCTTCGCGCAGCTTCTTGGCCTTCATCGCGTCCTTGAGCTTGACGCGGCGCAGGATTTCCGGCGCGAAGCTCGGCACGCCGCGGAAGACAATGTCCTCGCCCTCGGTCAGCGTGTCGCCGATGCGCAGGGTGCCATGGTTCGGCAGGCCGACGATGTCGCCGGCATAGGCCTCCTCGGCAATCGAGCGGTCGCGGGCAAAGAAGAATTGCGGCGCGTTCAGCGGCAGCGGCTTGCCGGTGCGCACCAGCCTGGCCTTCATTCCGCGCGAGAGCTTGCCCGAGCAGACGCGCATGAAAGCGATGCGGTCGCGATGGTTCGGATCCATGTTCGCCTGGATCTTGAAGACGAAGCCGGTCATCTTCGGCTCGCCCGCCTCGATCGTCCGCTTATCGGCCGATTGCGCGCGCGGGCTCGGCGCGAGCCGCCCCAGCGCATCGATCAGGTCGCGCACGCCGTAGTCGCGCAGCGCCGCGCCGAAATAGACCGGCGTCAGATGCCCCTCGCGGAAGGCCTCGAGATCGAAGGGCTTGCAGCCCTCGCGCGCCAGGAAGACCTCCTCGCGGAAGGTGTCGACGGCGCCATTGGGCAGGAGCTCGTCGAAGAGCTTGTCGTCCTCTCCATCGACCGTCTGGCCGGCATCGCTCTCGTCGCCCTTCTGGTTGCGCCGCAGCGTGTTGGAGGCGAGGTCGAGCGTGCCGACGAACTCGCGCCCGCGCCCAACCGGCCAGGTCATCGGCGCGACGTCGAGCGCCAGCGTCGTCTCGATCTCGTTGAGCAGGTCGAAGGGATCGCGCGTCTCGCGGTCGACCTTGTTGATGAAGGTGACGATCGGGATGTCTCTGAGACGGCAGACCTCGAACAGCTTCTTGGTGCGCGCCTCGATGCCCTTGGCGGCGTCGATCACCATCACCGCCGAGTCGACGGCAGTCAGGGTCCGATAGGTATCTTCCGAGAAATCCTCGTGGCCCGGCGTGTCGAGCAGGTTGAAGACGCGCCCGTCATATTCGAAGGTCATCACCGAGGTGACGACCGAGATGCCGCGCTGGCGCTCGATCTTCATCCAGTCGGAGGAGGTCTGGCGCCGGCCGGCCTTGGCGCGCACCTCGCCGGCGAGCTGGATGGCGCCGCCGAAATAGAGCAGCTTCTCGGTCAGCGTGGTCTTGCCCGCGTCGGGGTGCGAGATGATGGCGAAGGTGCGCCGGCGCGCATGGGGCGCCGCGGCCCCAGCCGGGATGTCGAGGGTCGAAGGATCGGTCATCGCGTGGTCAAGACAGGATGCGCCGCGCAAGTCAATCCGGCGCGCTGTCATCGCCACGCCGCGCCGCGCGTATCGCGTGCCCTCCAACGCAAATTTAACCGAGCCATGCTTTGGTGGCCGGCAGGTTCCCAGCTGCGCACCGTGACAAAGCCGCGGCCTCCTGACTCGCGACACAGATGGCTACGCTGCGCACCATCTCGAGCCAGATCCTCGCCGCGATATCGCTTCTCGTCATAGCCGCTGCTATCGCGATCGGCCTCGGCGTCCACAGCCTCGACCGTTATGCGACGACGACGAACGAGATGCAGGCTGTCTCGCACCGCTCCGCCATCGCCGAGCGGATCAACGGGCTGGTGAACGCGGTCGTGATGGAGTCGCGTGGCATCTACATGAGCGAGGACGCCCCGGGCGCAGAACGCTTTGCGCCGCCGCTGCTGCAGAATCTCGCCGAGATCGAACTGCTGATGGCTGACTGGCGGCCGCTCGTCGAGGATCATGAGCGGACCACCTTCGAAACCCTCGACGCGCGCGTTCAGGAATTCATCCGCTTCCGGCGCGAGATCGTCCGGCTCGGACGTCAGGGCGCTACGCGGGCGGCGCGCGCAGCCGGCAATGACGATGCCAATCGCGAGAACCGAAAGGCGCTCAACGAGACCCTGAAACGCATCGCCGGCAATTATGACGGGCGCAGCGCGGCGCTCGACGCCCGGCTCGAAGCCATGCAGCGCGACAGCGTCAACCTGCAGATCGGTTTCGGCGTCCTCTCGATCCTGACCGGACTAGGTCTCGCCGTCCTGGTCGTTCATCGCCGCGTCTCCCGCCCGCTGCGCAAGCTCGCGACGACCATGAACAGTCTGGCCGCAGCAGAACCGGTCAAGGATGTTCCGTTGGTACGGCGCCATGACGAGATCGGCGGCATGGCACGCTCGGTTGAAGTCTTTCGGGACAACGCCCTGGCTCGCGAGATGCTTGAGGTCGCCGCCGCTCAGGAGGACGCCGGACGCGCCGCGCGCCAGCAGCGGATGGCCGAGATCGTCGCAGCCTTCGACGCCAGGCTCGCCGATGCTCTCGAAACCGTCGAGACCGGTGCCCACACGCTCGAGGGCGCGGCGCGGATCGTGAGCGAGATCGCCAGCGCCCGCACGGTGCAGATCGGTGGAGCGCAGAACGCCTCCCAGGACGCGTCCGACAAGGTCCAGCATGTCGCCGTCGCCGCCGAGGAACTGTCGAGTTCAATCGCAGAGATCGCCGACCGCGTGATGCGGGCGAGCGCCATGGTCAGCGGCGCCGCCCAAGAGGCACAAGACGTGAGTCAACGCGTCGACGGTCTCGCCCGGGCCTCGGAGCGCATCGTCAGCGTCATCGACCTGATCCGCGACATTGCCGAGCAGACCAATCTGCTCGCGCTGAATGCGACGATCGAGGCCGCCCGCGCCGGCGAGGCCGGGCGCGGCTTCGCCGTCGTCGCCACCGAGGTCAAGACATTGGCGAGCCGCACCGCGGAGGCGACGAGCAGCATCGCCAGCCAGATCGGGGCCTTTCGCGGCGAGGCCGCGAGCGCCGTCGATGCAATCGGCGCGATCGCCGCGACGATCACCGAGGTATCGCAGCACACCACGGCCATCGCCGCCGCGACCGAGCAGCAGAAGAGCACCACCTCGGAAATCGCCCGCAGCGCCCAGGCGACTGCCGACGGCGCTGCGACCGCGGCCCTGGCGCTCGACAGCCTCGCCGCGGCCTCCGGCGAGGCGACCGGCGCGGCGTCCGTCACGCTGCGCACCGCCGAGAACCTGGCGCGCGAGGCGGAAGCGCTACGCGGCGCCGTCGCGACCTTCTTCGGCCAGATCAAGGCCGCCTGAGAGGCCTCAGTTCTTCAGCCGGTAGCCGGTCTTGAAGATCCAGGCGATCACCGCGATGCAGGCGGCGAGGAAGACCAGCGTCATGGCAAGGCTGACGGCGATACCGACATCGGCGACGCCGTTGAAGCTCCAGCGGAAGCCGCTGATCAGGTAGACGACCGGGTTGACCAGCGTCACCGCCCGCCAGAACGGCGGCAGCATGTCGATCGAGTAGAACGAGCCGCCAAGGAAGGTCAGCGGCGTGATGATCAGGAGCGGGATCGCCTGCAGCTTCTCGAACCCGTCGGCCCAGACGCCGATGATGAAGCCGAACAGGCTGAAGGTGGCC
This sequence is a window from Bosea vestrisii. Protein-coding genes within it:
- a CDS encoding adenylosuccinate synthase; amino-acid sequence: MANVVVVGAQWGDEGKGKIVDWLSSQADVVVRFQGGHNAGHTLVIDGTVYKLSLLPSGIVRPGKLSVIGNGVVVDPWHLVEEIARLRTQGVAISPENLRVADNATLILPLHRELDHFRETSNSALKIGTTKRGIGPAYEDKAGRRAIRVIDLKDEAVLKAKIERLLAHHNALRRGLGIAEVDGGELLKQLVAIAPEVLPYADTVWALLDAQRRAGKRILFEGAQGALLDVDHGTYPFVTSSNIVAGQAATGSGLGPSAVGYVLGIAKAYTTRVGEGPFPTELFDEIGELIGQKGKEFGVVTGRKRRCGWFDACLVRQTVKTSGIDGIALTKLDILDGFKEIKVCTGYRLDGEIIEHLPAGQSDQARVEPIYEVIEGWEGSTAGARSWAELPAQAIKYVRRIEELIGASVSVLSTSPERDDTILVQNPFEG
- a CDS encoding histidine kinase — its product is MADFHPILARAIAGLTDKSPEARRSVYDRARTALLGQLRSLDPPLSEADITRERLSLDEAVSRIEAEIALAEAIEPSLPPLATDEPVPAPASPIARPQPEAKPRQALPQETPRFDERAAPQEDAQPIRPRVAPPRKRSVDPGHVRTAIVGGGVALAVAVIAGAAYYVNKIAPQDQPVRQRVEAQAPAAQPDQAGKISERAGGEPTPTPNPQTGQRPNQQAGAQPGSDIAVAQRAILYIEVPDAQPRIVQGRVLWRLDSDITGPGQPVETIVRSTVEVADAGLSLDFTIRRNTDPAFPASHIIGMRFTTTGEAANDAIREVGVPQFKLEEGERGAPLSAISSALGENLFVAALSNVPVEAERNLDLLRNRTWIDLPVRFASGRRGIITFEKGGAGNRTIAEALSRWQG
- a CDS encoding type II toxin-antitoxin system VapC family toxin gives rise to the protein MILLDASVWIDHLRRGEPRLIGMLSEGDILIHPFVTAEVALGSIARRSTVIAVLDALPQAPVATHGEVMRLIAHEHLHGLGIGYVDAHLLASARLADAGLWSRDRRLLAAAERLGVAAEAT
- a CDS encoding type II toxin-antitoxin system VapB family antitoxin, which gives rise to MRTTVTLDDELIEKAQFYTGITERSVLLREALTALIQREAARRAIKLGGSDPDATAAPRRRQPAA
- a CDS encoding peptide chain release factor 3, which codes for MTDPSTLDIPAGAAAPHARRRTFAIISHPDAGKTTLTEKLLYFGGAIQLAGEVRAKAGRRQTSSDWMKIERQRGISVVTSVMTFEYDGRVFNLLDTPGHEDFSEDTYRTLTAVDSAVMVIDAAKGIEARTKKLFEVCRLRDIPIVTFINKVDRETRDPFDLLNEIETTLALDVAPMTWPVGRGREFVGTLDLASNTLRRNQKGDESDAGQTVDGEDDKLFDELLPNGAVDTFREEVFLAREGCKPFDLEAFREGHLTPVYFGAALRDYGVRDLIDALGRLAPSPRAQSADKRTIEAGEPKMTGFVFKIQANMDPNHRDRIAFMRVCSGKLSRGMKARLVRTGKPLPLNAPQFFFARDRSIAEEAYAGDIVGLPNHGTLRIGDTLTEGEDIVFRGVPSFAPEILRRVKLKDAMKAKKLREALQQMAEEGVVQLFLPHDGAPAIVGVVGALQLDVLKERMEAEYSLPVDFEPCQFAIARWISSDDKAALQKFVGAKPSSMADDLDGDPVFMASSQFTLKYDAERAPEISFSDVKDYQKVAGG
- a CDS encoding methyl-accepting chemotaxis protein encodes the protein MATLRTISSQILAAISLLVIAAAIAIGLGVHSLDRYATTTNEMQAVSHRSAIAERINGLVNAVVMESRGIYMSEDAPGAERFAPPLLQNLAEIELLMADWRPLVEDHERTTFETLDARVQEFIRFRREIVRLGRQGATRAARAAGNDDANRENRKALNETLKRIAGNYDGRSAALDARLEAMQRDSVNLQIGFGVLSILTGLGLAVLVVHRRVSRPLRKLATTMNSLAAAEPVKDVPLVRRHDEIGGMARSVEVFRDNALAREMLEVAAAQEDAGRAARQQRMAEIVAAFDARLADALETVETGAHTLEGAARIVSEIASARTVQIGGAQNASQDASDKVQHVAVAAEELSSSIAEIADRVMRASAMVSGAAQEAQDVSQRVDGLARASERIVSVIDLIRDIAEQTNLLALNATIEAARAGEAGRGFAVVATEVKTLASRTAEATSSIASQIGAFRGEAASAVDAIGAIAATITEVSQHTTAIAAATEQQKSTTSEIARSAQATADGAATAALALDSLAAASGEATGAASVTLRTAENLAREAEALRGAVATFFGQIKAA